The Pseudomonas eucalypticola genome has a window encoding:
- a CDS encoding pentapeptide repeat-containing protein, producing the protein MSQPKQLDSHLYALVHHENVRGFNQERPADTQVDFRGGDFRGLDLRELDARNIDFTDAYFRTADLRGLDLRDTCMEGASLANAQISGAYFPVELTADEILMSVNFGTRLRYRTR; encoded by the coding sequence ATGAGCCAGCCCAAGCAGCTCGACTCGCACCTCTACGCCCTCGTGCACCACGAGAATGTCCGCGGTTTCAACCAGGAACGCCCTGCTGACACCCAGGTGGACTTCCGTGGCGGTGACTTCCGCGGGTTGGACCTGCGTGAACTCGATGCGCGCAATATCGACTTCACCGACGCCTATTTCCGTACCGCCGACCTGCGCGGCCTGGACCTGCGCGACACGTGCATGGAAGGCGCCAGCCTCGCCAACGCGCAAATTTCCGGCGCCTATTTCCCGGTGGAGCTGACCGCCGATGAAATCCTGATGTCGGTGAATTTCGGTACCCGCTTGCGCTACCGCACCCGCTGA
- a CDS encoding TfoX/Sxy family protein, which yields MNDELQHLKNLGKTSAQWLHAVGIHSASDLRRLGAVDAYRAVKTRGFRASKVLLYAIEGALLDVHWNDIPPERKEALNQQLDAISSRRKN from the coding sequence ATGAACGATGAACTTCAGCATTTGAAAAACCTGGGCAAGACCTCCGCGCAGTGGCTGCACGCCGTGGGCATCCACAGCGCTTCGGACTTGCGCCGCCTGGGCGCGGTCGACGCCTACCGAGCGGTGAAGACCCGCGGTTTCCGGGCCTCCAAGGTGTTGCTGTATGCCATTGAGGGCGCCCTGCTGGACGTGCATTGGAATGACATTCCCCCTGAGCGCAAAGAGGCTTTGAATCAGCAACTCGACGCGATATCGTCTCGTCGTAAAAACTGA
- a CDS encoding AAA family ATPase, which translates to MSQALIAALQNPALYPHPVEAFQVIETHISWVLLTGPYVYKIKKPMNFGFLDFSSLASREHFCNEELRLNQRLTDDLYLQVLPITGTADAPQFGGDGPAIEYALQVRQFPQSNLLSTLQANGELTSTHIDSMARQIAEFHLNAPIVPAANEAGTPEAVMAPVEQNFEQIRPFLKDAADLQQLDALQGWAQSSFARLKPLLQERKAGGSIRECHGDIHLGNATLIDGDVVIFDCIEFNEPFRFTDVYADIGFLAMDLEDRGLKCLARRFISQYLELTGDYRGLDLLNFYKAYRALVRAKVALFGLTPESDAVQRATTFKQYRKYANLAESYSAIPSRFLAVTSGVSAVGKSHVAMRMVEALGAIRLRSDVERKRLFGAQQGDNALHSGIYSSDASVATYQHLHKVAEGILRAGFPVAIDATYLKHDQRQQAAAVAETTGVPFLILDCNAPQAVLEAWLQQRQAEQNDPSDATLEVIEAQQASREPLTAEELVLSKRVETNESGSLDKLVEQIRQRLPGL; encoded by the coding sequence GTGAGCCAAGCCCTTATCGCCGCCCTGCAGAACCCGGCCCTCTACCCGCATCCCGTGGAAGCCTTCCAGGTCATTGAAACGCACATTTCCTGGGTACTGCTCACCGGTCCCTACGTGTACAAGATCAAGAAACCGATGAACTTCGGCTTCCTGGACTTCTCCAGCCTGGCGTCGCGCGAGCACTTCTGCAACGAAGAGCTGCGCTTGAACCAGCGCCTGACCGACGACCTGTACCTGCAGGTACTGCCGATTACCGGCACCGCCGACGCCCCCCAGTTCGGTGGCGACGGCCCCGCCATCGAATACGCCCTGCAGGTGCGCCAGTTCCCCCAGAGCAACCTGCTGAGCACTCTGCAGGCCAACGGCGAATTGACCAGCACGCACATCGACTCCATGGCCCGGCAGATCGCCGAGTTCCACCTGAACGCGCCGATCGTGCCCGCCGCCAATGAAGCCGGCACCCCGGAAGCGGTAATGGCCCCGGTGGAACAGAACTTCGAGCAGATCCGCCCCTTCCTCAAGGACGCGGCCGACCTGCAACAGCTCGACGCCTTGCAAGGCTGGGCCCAGTCCAGCTTCGCGCGCCTCAAACCATTGCTGCAGGAACGCAAGGCTGGCGGTTCGATTCGCGAATGCCACGGTGATATCCACCTGGGCAACGCCACCCTGATCGACGGCGATGTGGTGATCTTCGACTGCATCGAGTTCAACGAGCCCTTCCGCTTCACCGACGTCTACGCCGACATCGGCTTCCTGGCCATGGACCTGGAAGACCGCGGGCTCAAGTGCCTGGCCCGCCGTTTCATCAGCCAGTACCTGGAGCTGACCGGCGACTACCGTGGCCTGGACCTGCTGAATTTCTACAAGGCCTACCGTGCCCTGGTGCGCGCCAAGGTAGCCCTGTTCGGCCTGACCCCGGAGTCGGACGCCGTGCAGCGCGCCACCACCTTCAAGCAATACCGCAAGTACGCCAACCTGGCGGAAAGCTACAGCGCCATTCCGTCGCGCTTCCTGGCCGTTACCAGCGGCGTTTCCGCCGTGGGCAAGAGCCACGTGGCCATGCGCATGGTCGAAGCCCTGGGCGCCATTCGCCTGCGTTCCGACGTGGAGCGCAAGCGCCTGTTCGGCGCGCAGCAAGGCGACAACGCCCTGCACAGCGGCATTTACAGCAGCGATGCGAGCGTAGCCACCTACCAGCATCTGCATAAAGTAGCCGAAGGCATCCTGCGTGCCGGCTTCCCGGTGGCTATCGACGCCACCTACCTCAAGCACGACCAGCGCCAGCAGGCCGCGGCCGTCGCCGAAACCACCGGGGTGCCTTTCCTGATCCTCGACTGCAACGCGCCACAGGCCGTGCTCGAAGCGTGGCTGCAACAACGCCAGGCCGAACAGAACGACCCGTCCGACGCCACCCTGGAAGTGATCGAGGCTCAGCAAGCCAGCCGCGAACCGCTGACCGCCGAAGAGTTGGTACTCAGCAAGCGCGTGGAAACCAATGAAAGCGGCAGCCTGGACAAACTGGTGGAGCAGATCCGCCAGCGCCTGCCGGGGCTGTAA